Proteins found in one Streptococcus iniae genomic segment:
- a CDS encoding HD domain-containing protein, producing the protein MNEKVFRDPVHNYIHINHQIIYDLVNTKEFQRLRRIKQVPTTAFTFHGAEHSRFSHCLGVYEIARRVTEIFDEKYPHIWNKEESLLTMTAALLHDIGHGAYSHTFEKLFDTDHEAVTQDIICNPNTEINAILKRLSPDFPDKVASVINHTYPNKQVVQLISSQIDCDRMDYLLRDSYFSAAQYGQFDLMRILRVIQPVEDGIVFDQNGMHAVEDYIVSRFQMYMQVYFHPASRAVELILQNLLKRAKQIYADHKDYFKKHSPALIPFFQNKFTLEDYLRLDDGVLNTYFQSWIEGPDNILSDLASRFINRKILKSVTFDKESFADLDKLRHLVEAVGFDPDYYTGIHVNFDLPYDIYRPELKNSRTQIEMIQKDGSRSELSQLSPIVKTLTGTTYGDRRFYFPKEMYDVDDLFAVHKQEFISYISNEHFQFPN; encoded by the coding sequence ATGAACGAAAAAGTATTCCGTGACCCAGTTCACAACTACATCCATATTAATCACCAAATCATTTACGATTTGGTTAATACAAAAGAATTTCAACGACTACGACGCATTAAGCAAGTGCCTACAACTGCATTTACCTTCCATGGTGCTGAACATAGTCGTTTTTCACACTGCCTTGGTGTCTACGAAATTGCTAGACGTGTTACGGAAATCTTTGACGAAAAATACCCTCATATCTGGAATAAAGAAGAGAGCCTTCTAACCATGACAGCTGCTCTACTTCACGATATTGGGCATGGAGCCTATTCGCATACTTTTGAAAAATTATTCGACACAGACCATGAGGCTGTTACACAAGACATCATCTGCAACCCTAACACCGAAATTAATGCTATTTTAAAACGTCTATCACCCGATTTCCCAGATAAGGTTGCTAGCGTTATTAACCATACCTATCCCAATAAACAAGTTGTCCAACTGATTTCTAGTCAAATTGATTGCGATCGTATGGACTACCTTTTGAGAGATTCTTATTTTTCAGCAGCGCAATATGGACAATTTGATTTAATGAGAATTTTGCGGGTCATTCAACCGGTTGAAGATGGCATTGTTTTTGATCAAAATGGTATGCACGCTGTTGAAGACTATATTGTCAGTCGTTTCCAGATGTACATGCAAGTCTATTTCCATCCTGCTAGCCGAGCCGTTGAGTTGATTTTACAAAACTTACTAAAACGTGCCAAACAGATCTATGCTGATCATAAGGACTATTTCAAAAAACACTCTCCAGCCCTAATTCCCTTCTTTCAAAACAAGTTCACTCTTGAAGATTACCTTCGTTTAGATGATGGTGTTTTAAACACCTATTTCCAATCTTGGATTGAAGGCCCCGACAATATCTTATCTGATTTAGCAAGTCGCTTTATCAATCGCAAAATCTTAAAATCAGTGACTTTTGATAAGGAGTCTTTTGCTGATTTAGATAAGCTAAGACACTTGGTTGAAGCTGTTGGCTTCGACCCAGACTACTATACGGGTATTCACGTTAATTTTGATTTACCTTATGACATTTATCGTCCAGAACTGAAAAATTCAAGAACACAAATTGAAATGATTCAAAAAGATGGAAGTCGCTCTGAACTCTCTCAATTATCACCAATTGTCAAAACCTTAACTGGAACGACCTATGGGGATCGTCGCTTTTATTTCCCTAAAGAAATGTATGATGTCGATGATTTATTTGCCGTTCACAAACAAGAATTTATTTCTTATATCTCTAACGAACATTTTCAATTTCCAAACTAA
- the yidA gene encoding sugar-phosphatase, with amino-acid sequence MSIKLVAVDIDGTLITDDRQITDQVFQAIQEAKATGVHVVIATGRPIAGVTSLLKELNLNQEGDFVITFNGGLVQDAATGAEVIKENMSYEDYMDIEFLSRQLGVHMHAITKEGIYTANRNIGKYTVHEANLVNMPIFYRTPEEMADKEIVKMMMIDEPAVLDQAIAKIPQAFYDKYNIVKSTPFYLEFMLKTVSKGHAIVHLADKLGLDMSETMAIGDAENDRAMLEVVGNPVVMENGDPELKQIAKYITKTNNESGVAHAIWEWVL; translated from the coding sequence ATGTCAATCAAACTTGTTGCCGTAGATATTGATGGCACACTGATTACAGATGACCGCCAAATTACAGACCAGGTTTTTCAAGCCATCCAGGAAGCTAAAGCTACAGGGGTTCATGTTGTTATTGCAACTGGACGACCAATTGCTGGCGTTACAAGCTTATTAAAAGAATTAAACCTTAATCAAGAAGGAGACTTCGTCATTACTTTCAATGGTGGATTGGTTCAAGATGCAGCAACTGGAGCTGAAGTCATTAAAGAAAACATGTCTTATGAAGATTACATGGATATTGAATTCTTAAGCCGTCAGCTAGGTGTTCACATGCATGCTATTACAAAAGAAGGGATTTATACAGCAAATCGTAACATCGGTAAATATACCGTTCACGAAGCAAACCTTGTTAACATGCCTATTTTTTACCGGACACCAGAAGAAATGGCTGATAAAGAAATTGTTAAAATGATGATGATTGATGAGCCTGCTGTCTTGGATCAAGCAATCGCGAAAATTCCACAAGCTTTTTATGACAAGTATAACATTGTCAAATCAACACCATTTTATCTAGAATTCATGCTCAAAACAGTTAGCAAAGGCCATGCTATTGTGCACCTTGCAGATAAATTAGGGCTTGATATGTCTGAAACAATGGCTATAGGTGATGCTGAAAATGACCGTGCCATGCTTGAAGTTGTGGGAAATCCAGTTGTTATGGAAAATGGCGATCCAGAACTTAAACAAATCGCCAAATATATCACAAAGACAAACAATGAAAGTGGCGTAGCACACGCTATTTGGGAATGGGTATTATAA
- a CDS encoding aminoacyltransferase yields the protein MYTYKVGIKAQEHDAFVIANPACNLLQSSNWGKIKDNWEQELIGFYQGETLVASASILIKKLPLKRSMLYIPRGPIMDYTNYELVDFVVSSLKKYGQSQKAIVIKCDPTLFIKQFLADADPETIEENDITPTIINFLAKRGLEWSGPTKDIAQTIQPRFQANLYKQDFSLENLPKKTKQAIRTAQNKGIEITIGGMELLEDFSQLMKKTEERKGINLRGIHYYRKLMTTYSDKNSYITMARLNLIERHQLLNQQLEKAHQEQAKFTEKTKEGKKKETANAISRIQQELDFLDEKIAAGQTLVPLAATLSLIFGKTSENLYAGMDEEYRHYQAALLTWFETAKQAFDKGCDWQNMGGIENQLDGGLYSFKSKLNPTIEEFAGEFNIPVSLLHKPVMLAYNVRKKLRSK from the coding sequence ATGTATACATATAAAGTGGGCATAAAAGCCCAAGAGCACGATGCATTTGTCATCGCTAATCCAGCATGTAATCTGCTTCAAAGCTCAAATTGGGGTAAGATTAAAGATAACTGGGAACAAGAACTTATTGGTTTTTACCAAGGGGAAACATTAGTCGCTTCTGCTTCTATACTCATCAAAAAATTACCTCTTAAAAGAAGCATGCTCTATATTCCTCGTGGACCAATCATGGATTACACCAATTACGAATTGGTTGATTTTGTTGTGTCTTCCCTTAAAAAATATGGGCAAAGCCAAAAAGCAATCGTTATTAAATGCGATCCTACTCTCTTTATCAAGCAATTTCTGGCTGACGCTGATCCAGAAACAATTGAAGAAAATGACATAACCCCTACAATCATAAACTTCCTAGCGAAAAGAGGCCTTGAATGGTCAGGGCCAACAAAAGATATTGCTCAAACCATTCAACCACGTTTTCAAGCAAATCTTTATAAACAAGACTTTTCACTTGAAAACCTTCCCAAAAAAACAAAACAAGCTATCCGAACAGCTCAAAATAAAGGCATTGAGATTACCATTGGTGGTATGGAATTACTGGAAGATTTTTCTCAGTTGATGAAAAAAACTGAAGAACGAAAAGGAATTAACTTGCGAGGCATTCATTATTACCGTAAGCTAATGACGACATACTCTGATAAGAATTCTTACATTACTATGGCACGTTTAAATCTTATTGAACGTCATCAACTCTTAAACCAACAGCTTGAAAAAGCTCATCAAGAACAGGCAAAATTTACTGAAAAAACCAAAGAAGGCAAGAAAAAAGAAACAGCAAATGCCATTTCTCGTATTCAACAAGAACTTGATTTCTTAGATGAAAAAATCGCTGCCGGTCAAACCCTTGTGCCTCTGGCCGCTACACTCAGTCTTATCTTTGGTAAAACTTCAGAAAATCTCTATGCGGGTATGGATGAAGAATACCGTCACTATCAAGCTGCTCTTCTTACATGGTTTGAAACAGCTAAGCAGGCATTTGATAAGGGCTGTGACTGGCAAAATATGGGAGGAATTGAAAATCAACTTGACGGCGGATTGTACAGTTTCAAATCTAAATTAAACCCAACTATCGAAGAGTTTGCAGGTGAATTTAACATTCCAGTAAGCCTATTACACAAGCCAGTCATGTTAGCTTATAACGTGCGCAAAAAACTAAGGAGTAAATAA
- a CDS encoding aminoacyltransferase, which yields MAFITLSNERFEQFANTVEHRYFEQSVNMKELLSKRGYQTELVGYEDDNQTLQVAALLYSTPMTGGVHIEIHYGPLYKNTTYLKAFLIDLKKYAKAKKAIELLVKPYDIYQFYNDHGQPISPENNELLALFESCGYTYTGLTQGFTDNDWHYVKNLENLTQEKLINSFSKKGKPLVKKAKTFGIKVRPLARHELHLFKDITSSTSDRRDYNDKPLEYYEYLFDSFADKAEFLVATLNFNDYYKNLEKDQAKLATRLEKLEADLETHPHSEKKRNQHREFSSQYQTFEVRKNEAKTFIEKYGDKDVILSGAVFIFTKQEAVYFFSGSYTEFNKFYAPAILQEYIMLKAIKANIKRYNLLGIEGIFDGSDGVLGFKQNFNGHIERKAGSFYYYPNPSKHKLIKLVKTLLRRN from the coding sequence ATGGCATTCATCACCTTGAGCAACGAACGATTTGAACAGTTTGCAAATACAGTTGAACATCGTTATTTTGAACAATCCGTTAATATGAAAGAACTATTAAGTAAACGCGGTTACCAAACTGAACTAGTCGGATACGAAGACGATAATCAAACCCTTCAAGTTGCTGCCCTTCTTTATAGCACTCCAATGACTGGAGGAGTTCATATAGAAATTCACTATGGTCCCCTCTATAAAAATACTACTTACTTAAAAGCATTTCTCATTGACTTAAAAAAATATGCCAAAGCGAAAAAAGCTATTGAACTTCTAGTAAAACCATACGACATTTATCAATTCTATAATGACCATGGCCAGCCCATCAGTCCTGAAAACAATGAATTACTTGCGCTATTTGAAAGTTGTGGTTACACTTATACTGGTCTAACACAAGGATTTACCGATAATGACTGGCATTATGTCAAAAATTTAGAAAATCTTACTCAAGAAAAGCTTATTAATTCTTTTAGTAAAAAAGGTAAACCACTAGTGAAAAAAGCTAAAACATTTGGCATTAAAGTTAGACCTTTAGCCCGTCATGAATTACACCTTTTCAAAGATATCACCTCATCAACATCAGATCGTAGAGATTATAACGACAAACCACTTGAGTATTATGAATATCTCTTCGATAGTTTTGCTGATAAAGCAGAATTTCTTGTTGCTACCCTAAACTTCAATGATTATTATAAAAACCTAGAGAAAGACCAAGCAAAACTTGCAACTAGGCTAGAAAAATTAGAAGCTGATTTAGAAACACATCCACATTCTGAAAAGAAAAGAAATCAACATAGGGAGTTTTCGAGCCAGTATCAAACCTTTGAAGTCCGTAAAAATGAAGCAAAAACATTTATTGAAAAATACGGTGATAAAGATGTTATCTTATCTGGAGCAGTGTTCATTTTCACTAAACAAGAAGCTGTTTATTTCTTCAGTGGTTCTTATACTGAATTTAATAAATTCTATGCCCCAGCCATTCTTCAAGAATATATTATGCTAAAAGCAATTAAAGCTAATATAAAACGTTATAACTTATTAGGTATCGAAGGAATTTTTGATGGTAGTGATGGTGTCCTAGGTTTTAAACAAAATTTCAATGGTCACATCGAGCGCAAAGCAGGGTCATTTTACTACTACCCTAATCCAAGTAAACACAAACTTATCAAATTAGTCAAAACACTATTAAGGAGAAACTAA
- the tpiA gene encoding triose-phosphate isomerase, whose translation MSRKPFIAGNWKMNKNPEEAKAFIEAVASQLPSADLVEAGIAAPALDLSTVIEAAKGSDLKVAAQNAYFEATGAFTGENSPKVLAEMGTHYVVIGHSERREYFHETDQDINKKAKAIFANGLTPIVCCGESLETYEAGKAVEFVGAQVSAALEGLSDEQVASLVIAYEPIWAIGTGKSATQDDAQNMCKAVRDVVAADFGQAVADKVRVQYGGSVKPENVAEYMACPDVDGALVGGASLEAESFLALLDFVK comes from the coding sequence ATGTCACGTAAACCATTTATTGCTGGTAACTGGAAAATGAACAAAAACCCTGAAGAAGCTAAAGCTTTTATTGAAGCTGTAGCAAGTCAATTACCTTCAGCTGATCTTGTTGAAGCGGGAATTGCAGCACCGGCTCTTGACCTTTCAACTGTTATTGAAGCTGCTAAAGGGTCAGACCTTAAAGTAGCAGCACAAAATGCTTACTTTGAAGCAACAGGTGCATTCACTGGTGAGAACAGCCCTAAAGTATTAGCTGAAATGGGTACTCATTACGTTGTTATTGGTCACTCAGAGCGTCGTGAATACTTCCATGAAACTGACCAAGATATTAATAAAAAAGCTAAAGCTATTTTTGCTAATGGTTTAACTCCAATTGTATGTTGTGGCGAATCTCTTGAAACTTACGAAGCTGGTAAAGCAGTTGAGTTTGTAGGCGCACAAGTTTCAGCAGCCTTAGAAGGCTTATCAGATGAGCAAGTGGCATCACTTGTTATTGCCTATGAGCCAATTTGGGCAATCGGAACTGGTAAATCTGCTACTCAAGACGATGCACAAAACATGTGTAAAGCCGTTCGTGATGTTGTAGCTGCAGACTTCGGTCAAGCAGTTGCTGATAAAGTACGTGTTCAATACGGTGGTTCAGTAAAACCTGAAAACGTTGCTGAATATATGGCTTGTCCAGACGTTGATGGTGCTCTTGTTGGTGGTGCATCATTAGAAGCTGAAAGCTTCTTAGCTTTGCTTGACTTTGTCAAATAA
- the tuf gene encoding elongation factor Tu has protein sequence MAKEKYDRSKPHVNIGTIGHVDHGKTTLTAAITTVLARRLPTSVNQPKDYASIDAAPEERERGITINTAHVEYETETRHYAHIDAPGHADYVKNMITGAAQMDGAILVVASTDGPMPQTREHILLSRQVGVKHLIVFMNKIDLVDDEELLELVEMEIRDLLSEYDFPGDDLPVIQGSALKALEGDEKYEDIVMELMATVDSYIPEPERDTDKPLLLPVEDVFSITGRGTVASGRIDRGTVRVNDEIEIVGIKEETQKAIVTGVEMFRKQLDEGLAGDNVGILLRGVQRDEIERGQVIAKPGSINPHTKFKGEVYILSKEEGGRHTPFFNNYRPQFYFRTTDVTGSIELPAGTEMVMPGDNVTINVELIHPIAVEQGTTFSIREGGRTVGSGIVSEIEA, from the coding sequence ATGGCAAAAGAAAAATACGATCGTAGTAAACCCCACGTTAACATTGGTACAATCGGACACGTTGACCATGGTAAAACAACTTTAACAGCTGCAATTACAACTGTTCTTGCACGTCGTTTACCTACTTCAGTTAACCAACCTAAAGATTATGCTTCTATCGATGCTGCTCCAGAAGAGCGCGAACGCGGAATCACAATCAACACTGCACACGTTGAGTACGAAACTGAAACTCGTCACTATGCCCACATCGATGCCCCAGGACACGCGGACTATGTTAAAAACATGATCACTGGTGCTGCCCAAATGGACGGAGCTATCCTTGTTGTTGCATCAACTGATGGACCAATGCCACAAACTCGTGAGCACATCCTTCTTTCACGTCAAGTTGGTGTTAAACACCTTATCGTTTTCATGAACAAAATTGACCTTGTTGATGATGAAGAATTGCTTGAATTAGTTGAAATGGAAATCCGTGATCTTCTTTCAGAATACGATTTCCCAGGTGATGACCTTCCAGTTATCCAAGGTTCAGCTCTTAAAGCTCTTGAAGGCGATGAAAAATACGAAGACATCGTTATGGAATTGATGGCTACTGTTGATTCATACATTCCAGAACCAGAACGTGATACTGACAAACCATTGCTTCTTCCAGTTGAGGATGTATTCTCAATCACTGGACGTGGTACTGTTGCTTCAGGACGTATCGACCGTGGTACTGTTCGTGTCAACGACGAAATCGAAATCGTTGGTATTAAAGAAGAAACTCAAAAAGCTATCGTTACTGGTGTTGAAATGTTCCGTAAACAACTTGACGAAGGTCTTGCAGGAGACAACGTAGGTATCCTTCTTCGTGGTGTTCAACGTGACGAAATCGAACGTGGACAAGTTATTGCTAAACCAGGTTCAATCAACCCACATACTAAATTTAAAGGTGAAGTATACATCCTTTCTAAAGAAGAAGGTGGACGTCATACTCCATTCTTCAACAACTACCGCCCACAATTCTACTTCCGTACAACTGACGTAACAGGTTCAATCGAACTTCCAGCAGGTACAGAAATGGTTATGCCTGGTGATAACGTGACAATCAACGTTGAGTTGATCCACCCAATCGCCGTAGAACAAGGTACTACTTTCTCAATCCGTGAAGGTGGACGTACTGTTGGTTCAGGTATCGTTTCAGAAATCGAAGCTTAA